In Ptiloglossa arizonensis isolate GNS036 chromosome 6, iyPtiAriz1_principal, whole genome shotgun sequence, a single window of DNA contains:
- the LOC143148177 gene encoding ATP-binding cassette sub-family G member 1 isoform X1, which produces MGAKVLIEMQQHLRHAMSSSENAPTSTKKLDDTTMYVDNSIFLVFEDISYSSRPWILSRERAELLKNLSGEFRAGELTAIMGLSGAGKSTLMDVLSGFTTAGVTGNIMVNSTVRNVTEFRRLSAYIMQNDNLQPLLTVQEAMNVAAELKLTVSHRQKRQKIDQILVTMSLDTCRYTRTGQLSGGERKRLAIALELINSPPILFLDEPTSGLDSVTSKYCITLLKQLAKAGQTIVCSIHQPSASLLNMIDHLYVMADGSCVYSGSTQNLVPYLSSLGLQCPTHYNPADYLMEICNGDYGRHVSKLVDAIENGKNNAWRSTSNVTTVNCQEEVIALNVTASFQALRQRSPVEVDPALAKRKGTSDYATNFWKQMIILLKRNAIRLSRDKVLTFTRLSMHFIIALLVGTIYFRIGQDAVYVLDNFNLLFFNIMFLMFSAFSATVTTFPSELPIITREHFNRWYKLHSFYLANKLADLPIQFAAISMYILIVYYMSDQLLELRRFCLYTLMCFAISMVAQTFGLLVGTGMKVQHGMIFGPLTILPFLIFSGFFVQFRDAHPYLRWLFHLSFLKYGFEGVMVAMYGYNRPKLSCSEVYCHFAVPEKLLSAVDMKQADYWFCMIVLTCLYLVLDIGAFALLKLKLEKRL; this is translated from the exons atgggcgcGAAAGTtctcattgagatgcaacagcaCCTGAGACACGCCATGTCCAGTTCGGAAAACGCGCCCACCAGTACAAAAAAGTTGGACGACACAACGATGTACGTTGATAACTCGATATTTCTAGTCTTTGAAGATATTTCCTATAGTTCGCGACCATGGATTCTTTCCAGAG AAAGAGCGGAATTACTAAAAAACTTGAGCGGTGAATTCCGAGCTGGTGAACTCACGGCGATTATGGGCCTATCTGGCGCTGGAAAATCAACGCTGATGGATGTTTTGTCTGGTTTTAC AACGGCTGGCGTAACCGGAAATATAATGGTCAATTCAACGGTCAGAAATGTCACTGAATTTAGAAGATTATCCGCATATATAATGCAAAACGACAATTTGCAGCCACTGTTGACCGTACAGGAAGCTATGAACGTCGCAGCCGAGCTTAAGCTTACTGTGAGCCACCGACAGAAGAGGCAGAAG ATCGATCAGATTTTGGTCACAATGAGCCTCGACACGTGTCGTTACACGCGCACAGGACAACTTAGTGGCGGTGAAAGGAAAAGGCTGGCCATCGCGTTAGAGTTGATCAACAGTCCACCGATTCTATTTCTCGACGAGCCCACCAG CGGATTGGACAGCGTCACCTCGAAATATTGCATCACGTTGCTGAAGCAATTGGCTAAGGCGGGACAAACGATCGTCTGCTCAATTCATCAGCCGAGCGCATCGCTTTTGAACATGATAGACCATCTTTACGTTATGGCCGATGGTAGTTGCGTCTATAGCGGTAGCACGCAGAATTTAGTGCCTTATTTGAGCAGCCTTGGGTTGCAATGCCCGACGCATTACAATCCCGCTGACTACC TGATGGAGATTTGCAACGGAGATTACGGCAGACACGTGTCGAAATTAGTAGACGCCATCGAGAATGGGAAAAATAATGCCTGGAGGTCAACGAGCAACGTAACCACCGTCAATTGTCAGGAGGAAGTTATCGCTTTGAATGTAACAGCGTCGTTTCAAGCGCTTCGACAACGATCACCGGTGGAAGTAGATCCTGCTCTCGCTAAACGTAAGGGCACTTCGGATTATGCGACCAATTTTTGGAAACAGATGATTATCCTGCTGAAAAGAAACGCCATTAGGCTGTCACGAGATAAG GTGTTGACTTTCACACGCCTCTCAATGCATTTTATAATTGCTCTATTAGTTGGAACTATTTACTTCAGAATCGGCCAAGATGCAGTGTACGTGCTGGACAATTTCAACCTTCTGTTCTTCAACATAATGTTTCTCATGTTCAGCGCGTTCAGCGCGACAGTAACAACGT TTCCCTCGGAGCTACCAATCATCACACGCGAGCACTTTAATCGTTGGTACAAACTACACTCTTTTTATCTTGCGAATAAATTGGCCGATTTACCGATTCAATTTGCCGCCATTTCTATGTACATTCTCATTGTATATTATATGAGTGATCAATTATTGGAACTTCGGCGATTCTGTCTGTATACACTAATGTGCTTCGCCATTAGTATGGTAGCCCAAACGTTCGGCCTTTTAGTAGGAACTGGAATGAAAGTGCAG CACGGTATGATCTTCGGCCCACTTACGATCCTTCCGTTCTTAATATTCAGTGGATTCTTTGTTCAATTCAGGGACGCGCATCCGTACCTACGCTGGCTCTTCCACTTATCATTTCTTAAGTACGGTTTTGAAGGTGTAATGGTTGCCATGTACGG CTACAATAGACCAAAGCTATCGTGTTCAGAAGTCTATTGTCATTTCGCTGTGCCAGAAAAACTCCTAAGCGCTGTGGACATGAAACAAGCCGATTACTGGTTCTGCATGATCGTTTTAACTTGTCTATACCTTGTGCTGGACATAGGAGCATTCGCGTTATTAAAACTGAAACTAGAGAAACGCCTTTAA
- the LOC143148177 gene encoding ATP-binding cassette sub-family G member 4 isoform X3 produces the protein MDSFQRTAGVTGNIMVNSTVRNVTEFRRLSAYIMQNDNLQPLLTVQEAMNVAAELKLTVSHRQKRQKIDQILVTMSLDTCRYTRTGQLSGGERKRLAIALELINSPPILFLDEPTSGLDSVTSKYCITLLKQLAKAGQTIVCSIHQPSASLLNMIDHLYVMADGSCVYSGSTQNLVPYLSSLGLQCPTHYNPADYLMEICNGDYGRHVSKLVDAIENGKNNAWRSTSNVTTVNCQEEVIALNVTASFQALRQRSPVEVDPALAKRKGTSDYATNFWKQMIILLKRNAIRLSRDKVLTFTRLSMHFIIALLVGTIYFRIGQDAVYVLDNFNLLFFNIMFLMFSAFSATVTTFPSELPIITREHFNRWYKLHSFYLANKLADLPIQFAAISMYILIVYYMSDQLLELRRFCLYTLMCFAISMVAQTFGLLVGTGMKVQHGMIFGPLTILPFLIFSGFFVQFRDAHPYLRWLFHLSFLKYGFEGVMVAMYGYNRPKLSCSEVYCHFAVPEKLLSAVDMKQADYWFCMIVLTCLYLVLDIGAFALLKLKLEKRL, from the exons ATGGATTCTTTCCAGAG AACGGCTGGCGTAACCGGAAATATAATGGTCAATTCAACGGTCAGAAATGTCACTGAATTTAGAAGATTATCCGCATATATAATGCAAAACGACAATTTGCAGCCACTGTTGACCGTACAGGAAGCTATGAACGTCGCAGCCGAGCTTAAGCTTACTGTGAGCCACCGACAGAAGAGGCAGAAG ATCGATCAGATTTTGGTCACAATGAGCCTCGACACGTGTCGTTACACGCGCACAGGACAACTTAGTGGCGGTGAAAGGAAAAGGCTGGCCATCGCGTTAGAGTTGATCAACAGTCCACCGATTCTATTTCTCGACGAGCCCACCAG CGGATTGGACAGCGTCACCTCGAAATATTGCATCACGTTGCTGAAGCAATTGGCTAAGGCGGGACAAACGATCGTCTGCTCAATTCATCAGCCGAGCGCATCGCTTTTGAACATGATAGACCATCTTTACGTTATGGCCGATGGTAGTTGCGTCTATAGCGGTAGCACGCAGAATTTAGTGCCTTATTTGAGCAGCCTTGGGTTGCAATGCCCGACGCATTACAATCCCGCTGACTACC TGATGGAGATTTGCAACGGAGATTACGGCAGACACGTGTCGAAATTAGTAGACGCCATCGAGAATGGGAAAAATAATGCCTGGAGGTCAACGAGCAACGTAACCACCGTCAATTGTCAGGAGGAAGTTATCGCTTTGAATGTAACAGCGTCGTTTCAAGCGCTTCGACAACGATCACCGGTGGAAGTAGATCCTGCTCTCGCTAAACGTAAGGGCACTTCGGATTATGCGACCAATTTTTGGAAACAGATGATTATCCTGCTGAAAAGAAACGCCATTAGGCTGTCACGAGATAAG GTGTTGACTTTCACACGCCTCTCAATGCATTTTATAATTGCTCTATTAGTTGGAACTATTTACTTCAGAATCGGCCAAGATGCAGTGTACGTGCTGGACAATTTCAACCTTCTGTTCTTCAACATAATGTTTCTCATGTTCAGCGCGTTCAGCGCGACAGTAACAACGT TTCCCTCGGAGCTACCAATCATCACACGCGAGCACTTTAATCGTTGGTACAAACTACACTCTTTTTATCTTGCGAATAAATTGGCCGATTTACCGATTCAATTTGCCGCCATTTCTATGTACATTCTCATTGTATATTATATGAGTGATCAATTATTGGAACTTCGGCGATTCTGTCTGTATACACTAATGTGCTTCGCCATTAGTATGGTAGCCCAAACGTTCGGCCTTTTAGTAGGAACTGGAATGAAAGTGCAG CACGGTATGATCTTCGGCCCACTTACGATCCTTCCGTTCTTAATATTCAGTGGATTCTTTGTTCAATTCAGGGACGCGCATCCGTACCTACGCTGGCTCTTCCACTTATCATTTCTTAAGTACGGTTTTGAAGGTGTAATGGTTGCCATGTACGG CTACAATAGACCAAAGCTATCGTGTTCAGAAGTCTATTGTCATTTCGCTGTGCCAGAAAAACTCCTAAGCGCTGTGGACATGAAACAAGCCGATTACTGGTTCTGCATGATCGTTTTAACTTGTCTATACCTTGTGCTGGACATAGGAGCATTCGCGTTATTAAAACTGAAACTAGAGAAACGCCTTTAA
- the LOC143148177 gene encoding ATP-binding cassette sub-family G member 1 isoform X2, which translates to MDSFQRAELLKNLSGEFRAGELTAIMGLSGAGKSTLMDVLSGFTTAGVTGNIMVNSTVRNVTEFRRLSAYIMQNDNLQPLLTVQEAMNVAAELKLTVSHRQKRQKIDQILVTMSLDTCRYTRTGQLSGGERKRLAIALELINSPPILFLDEPTSGLDSVTSKYCITLLKQLAKAGQTIVCSIHQPSASLLNMIDHLYVMADGSCVYSGSTQNLVPYLSSLGLQCPTHYNPADYLMEICNGDYGRHVSKLVDAIENGKNNAWRSTSNVTTVNCQEEVIALNVTASFQALRQRSPVEVDPALAKRKGTSDYATNFWKQMIILLKRNAIRLSRDKVLTFTRLSMHFIIALLVGTIYFRIGQDAVYVLDNFNLLFFNIMFLMFSAFSATVTTFPSELPIITREHFNRWYKLHSFYLANKLADLPIQFAAISMYILIVYYMSDQLLELRRFCLYTLMCFAISMVAQTFGLLVGTGMKVQHGMIFGPLTILPFLIFSGFFVQFRDAHPYLRWLFHLSFLKYGFEGVMVAMYGYNRPKLSCSEVYCHFAVPEKLLSAVDMKQADYWFCMIVLTCLYLVLDIGAFALLKLKLEKRL; encoded by the exons ATGGATTCTTTCCAGAG AGCGGAATTACTAAAAAACTTGAGCGGTGAATTCCGAGCTGGTGAACTCACGGCGATTATGGGCCTATCTGGCGCTGGAAAATCAACGCTGATGGATGTTTTGTCTGGTTTTAC AACGGCTGGCGTAACCGGAAATATAATGGTCAATTCAACGGTCAGAAATGTCACTGAATTTAGAAGATTATCCGCATATATAATGCAAAACGACAATTTGCAGCCACTGTTGACCGTACAGGAAGCTATGAACGTCGCAGCCGAGCTTAAGCTTACTGTGAGCCACCGACAGAAGAGGCAGAAG ATCGATCAGATTTTGGTCACAATGAGCCTCGACACGTGTCGTTACACGCGCACAGGACAACTTAGTGGCGGTGAAAGGAAAAGGCTGGCCATCGCGTTAGAGTTGATCAACAGTCCACCGATTCTATTTCTCGACGAGCCCACCAG CGGATTGGACAGCGTCACCTCGAAATATTGCATCACGTTGCTGAAGCAATTGGCTAAGGCGGGACAAACGATCGTCTGCTCAATTCATCAGCCGAGCGCATCGCTTTTGAACATGATAGACCATCTTTACGTTATGGCCGATGGTAGTTGCGTCTATAGCGGTAGCACGCAGAATTTAGTGCCTTATTTGAGCAGCCTTGGGTTGCAATGCCCGACGCATTACAATCCCGCTGACTACC TGATGGAGATTTGCAACGGAGATTACGGCAGACACGTGTCGAAATTAGTAGACGCCATCGAGAATGGGAAAAATAATGCCTGGAGGTCAACGAGCAACGTAACCACCGTCAATTGTCAGGAGGAAGTTATCGCTTTGAATGTAACAGCGTCGTTTCAAGCGCTTCGACAACGATCACCGGTGGAAGTAGATCCTGCTCTCGCTAAACGTAAGGGCACTTCGGATTATGCGACCAATTTTTGGAAACAGATGATTATCCTGCTGAAAAGAAACGCCATTAGGCTGTCACGAGATAAG GTGTTGACTTTCACACGCCTCTCAATGCATTTTATAATTGCTCTATTAGTTGGAACTATTTACTTCAGAATCGGCCAAGATGCAGTGTACGTGCTGGACAATTTCAACCTTCTGTTCTTCAACATAATGTTTCTCATGTTCAGCGCGTTCAGCGCGACAGTAACAACGT TTCCCTCGGAGCTACCAATCATCACACGCGAGCACTTTAATCGTTGGTACAAACTACACTCTTTTTATCTTGCGAATAAATTGGCCGATTTACCGATTCAATTTGCCGCCATTTCTATGTACATTCTCATTGTATATTATATGAGTGATCAATTATTGGAACTTCGGCGATTCTGTCTGTATACACTAATGTGCTTCGCCATTAGTATGGTAGCCCAAACGTTCGGCCTTTTAGTAGGAACTGGAATGAAAGTGCAG CACGGTATGATCTTCGGCCCACTTACGATCCTTCCGTTCTTAATATTCAGTGGATTCTTTGTTCAATTCAGGGACGCGCATCCGTACCTACGCTGGCTCTTCCACTTATCATTTCTTAAGTACGGTTTTGAAGGTGTAATGGTTGCCATGTACGG CTACAATAGACCAAAGCTATCGTGTTCAGAAGTCTATTGTCATTTCGCTGTGCCAGAAAAACTCCTAAGCGCTGTGGACATGAAACAAGCCGATTACTGGTTCTGCATGATCGTTTTAACTTGTCTATACCTTGTGCTGGACATAGGAGCATTCGCGTTATTAAAACTGAAACTAGAGAAACGCCTTTAA